In one window of Henckelia pumila isolate YLH828 chromosome 1, ASM3356847v2, whole genome shotgun sequence DNA:
- the LOC140874769 gene encoding uncharacterized protein: protein MQALRSPVVPSSTLFFSSSSSFTLGQRKSVSQKISTTTIKSQHLSLDNQQTTMAESSRIANPKWAQKTVTIPSQRRGCHLITSKILKEIGQDLSGFKCGLAHFFLQHTSASLTVNENYDSDVRHDTETFLNRIVPEGPSAPWEHTIEGPDDMPAHIKSSMFGCSLSIPITDGKLNMGTWQGIWLCEHRDSATPRKIVVTLNGI, encoded by the exons ATGCAAGCATTACGATCTCCAGTAGTACCTTCATCGACACTCTTCTTTTCATCATCGTCCAGCTTCACCTTAGGTCAACGTAAAAGTGTATCTCAGAAGATCTCAACAACGACAATCAAAAGCCAGCATCTCTCCCTGGACAATCAACAAACTACCATGGCGGAGTCTTCAAGGATTGCAAATCCCAAATGGGCCCAGAAAACTGTTACCATTCCTTCCCAGAGGCGCGGCTGCCATCTCATTACATCCAAG ATTTTGAAAGAGATTGGACAGGATCTATCTGGGTTCAAATGTGGCCTTGCCCATTTTTTCT TGCAGCATACAAGTGCTTCTTTGACTGTGAATGAAAACTACGATTCTGATGTCAGACATGACACAGAGACATTTTTGAACAGAATAGTTCCAGAG GGACCGTCTGCACCATGGGAACATACTATTGAAG GTCCAGATGACATGCCGGCTCACATCAAGTCATCAATGTTTGGATGCTCTCTTTC GATTCCGATCACGGATGGAAAACTAAATATGGGAACTTGGCAG GGAATATGGCTATGCGAGCACCGTGACTCTGCTACTCCACGCAAGATTGTGGTCACCCTCAATGGGATATAA
- the LOC140874979 gene encoding UDP-rhamnose/UDP-galactose transporter 2-like produces MEVERKPSAVSDVGAWAMNVISSVGIILANKQLMSNNGYAFTFATTLTGFHFAVTALVGAISNATGYSASKHVPLWELLWFSIVANMSITGMNLSLMLNSVGFYQISKLSMIPVVCILEWILHNKQYSKEVKISVVVVVIGVGVCTVTDVQVNAKGFICACVAVFSTSLQQISIGSLQKKYSIGSFELLSKTAPIQAGSLLVLGPIIDYYLSQKLILDYKFTFGAILFMLLSCSLAVFCNISQYLCIGRFSAVSFQVLGHMKTLCVLTLGWLIFDSELTFKNILGMLVAVIGMLIYSWAVEVEKQTHSKIMLHGKNSLTEEEFRLIKEGMETTPIKDLELGESKA; encoded by the exons ATGGAGGTGGAGAGGAAGCCGTCAGCAGTGTCTGATGTCGGTGCCTGGGCTATGAATGTCATCAGTTCTGTCGGAATCATTCTGGCCAATAAGCAACTCATGTCCAACAATGGATATGCTTTCACATTCG CCACAACATTGACTGGTTTCCATTTTGCTGTTACTGCACTTGTTGGAGCGATATCAAATGCTACGGGATATTCGGCCTCAAAGCATGTGCCTCTTTGGGAGCTTCTTTGGTTCTCAATTGTTGCCAATATGTCTATCACGGGGATGAATCTCAGCCTTATGTTAAACTCAGTTGGATTTTACCAA ATCTCAAAACTGAGCATGATTCCTGTGGTCTGTATTTTGGAATGGATCCTCCATAATAAACAGTACTCAAAGGAAGTCAAAATCTCTGTCGTGGTGGTGGTTATAGGCGTGGGTGTTTGCACTGTGACTGATGTCCAAGTGAATGCCAAAGGTTTTATATGTGCTTGTGTTGCAGTTTTCTCGACATCTTTACAACAAATT TCAATAGGTTCCTTGCAGAAGAAATACTCGATCGGATCATTTGAATTATTGAGTAAAACAGCTCCTATTCAAGCTGGTTCTCTACTCGTACTTGGTCCTATAATTGACTACTATCTTTCCCAAAAATTAATTCTGGACTACAAGTTCACTTTTGGAGCCATA TTATTCATGCTCCTTTCATGTTCTCTAGCCGTGTTCTGCAACATTAGCCAGTACCTTTGCATTGGACGTTTTTCGGCTGTTTCTTTCCAAGTTTTGGGCCACATGAAAACATTATGTGTATTAACTTTGGGATGGCTAATATTCGATTCCGAGTTGACTTTCAAGAACATCTTGGGGATGCTTGTTGCAGTAATTGGCATGCTAATCTATAGTTGGGCTGTGGAAGTCGAAAAGCAGACTCATAGCAAGATCATGCTGCATGGGAAAAACAGCTTGACAGAAGAGGAATTTAGATTAATAAAGGAAGGCATGGAAACAACTCCCATTAAAGACCTTGAGCTTGGTGAGTCTAAGGCCTAG